Within the Micromonospora citrea genome, the region TCTTGGCCCAGGCGCCGGCGTAGCAGTCGGCCTGCAGCTCCAGCTTCACCGACAGCGCGTTGGCGTTGTCGGGGTCGCGCTGCTGCTGGCGGCGCATCTGGGCCTCGGTGCCGAGCAGGTCCTGCACGTGGTGGCCGTACTCGTGGGCGAGCACGTACGGCTGGGCGAACTCGCCCTCCGCGCCGAGCTGCCGCGCGAGCACCTGGTAGAAGGTGAGGTCGATGTAGACCTGGTCGTCGGCGGGGCAGTAGAACGGGCCGACGCCGGAGTCGGCCTGCCCGCAGGCGGTGCTGACGCCCTGGCTGAAGAACACCGTCTTCGACGGGCGGTACTGCTCGCCGAACGCCTGGGGCAGGGCCTTCTGCCAGTACGCCTGGATGGAGTTGACGTAGAGCGTGTTGCGGCAGTCGAGCTGCTGGAGCGCGTCCTCGGCCGAGCACTTCTGCTCCAGCGACGTGTTGTCGCCCTGCGGCTCGTCGCCGCCGTTGGTGGCGGCGTTCAGGCCGAAGCCGCCGCCGACGAGGGCGACGAGCACGGCGATGACGAGGCCGACGATGCCGCCCCGGCCGCCGCCGATCGGGATGGGGATGCCGCCCAGCCCACCGCCTCCGCCGGATCCTCGCCGGTCGTCCACCTGGCTGGTGTCGATCCGCGCGTTCTCGTTCAGCTCCATGTCTACCCCGATCACCGTTCGATCCGTCTTGGTGGCTGCGGTACCGGACCGGGTCCGGACGGCGTTTCCGGTACCCGATGATCTTGGTCGGTAATCCGGAGGGGCGGCCGGGCGACGCCCGGTACACTTGCCCCGTGCTGCTCTGCGAAGGCTGAACCGCCCCGCGCCGACGGGCCTCGTGCTCGCCGGCGCTTTCGCGTGCCCTGAGTCAGCCCTTCCAGACCCCGAGAGCGAGTCCTCCGACATGATCACTGCCACCGGCCTGGAGCTGCGCGCCGGCGCCCGCATCCTGCTGTCCGACACCACGCTGCGCGTGCAGCCGGGTGACCGGATTGGCCTGGTCGGCCGCAACGGCGCCGGCAAGACCACCACGCTCAAGGTGCTCGCCGGCGAGGGGCAGCCGTACGCCGGGCAGATCGACCGGCGCAGCGCCATCGGCTACCTCCCGCAGGACCCGCGCACCGGCGACCTGGAGGTCACCGGCCGCGACCGGGTCCTCTCCGCCCGGGGTCTGGACGTGCTGATGGCCCAGATGAAGGAGATCGAGGCCAAGCTCGCCGACGGCGCCGACGACAGGCTGGTCCGCCGCTACGGCGCGCTGGAGGACCAGTTCGCCTCCCTCGGCGGGTACGCGGCCGAGGCCGAGGCCGCCCGGATCTGCGCCAACCTCGGGCTGCCGGACCGGGCGCTCGCCCAGACCATCGGCACGCTCTCCGGCGGCCAGCGCCGCCGCATCGAGCTGGCCCGGATCCTGTTCCGCGACGCCGGCGAGAACGGCGGCGGCATCCTGCTGCTCGACGAGCCGACCAACCACCTCGACGCCGACTCGATCACCTGGCTGCGCGGCTTCCTCGCCAACCACAAGGGCGGCCTGATCGTGATCTCCCACGACGGCTCGCTGCTGGAGTCGGTGGTCAACAAGGTGTGGTTCCTCGACGCCACCCGCTCCGTGGTCGACGTCTACAACCTGGGCTGGAAGGCCTACCTGGAGGCCCGCGAGACCGACGAGCGGCGCCGCCGCCGCGAACGGGCCAACGCCGAGAAGAAGGCCGGCGCGCTGATGGCACAGGCCGACAAGATGCGGGCCAAGGCCACCAAGACCGTCGCCGCGCAGAACATGGCCCGCCGCGCCGAGAAGCTGATCTCCGGACTGGAGGAGGTACGCGTCGCCGACAAGGTGGCGAAGGTGCGCTTCCCCAGCCCGGCCCCGTGCGGCAAGACGCCGCTCACCGCGACGGGCCTGTCCAAGTCGTACGGCTCGCTGGAGATCTTCACCGACGTGAACGTGGCGGTGGACCGGGGCTCGCGGGTCGCCATCCTCGGGCTCAACGGCGCCGGCAAGACCACCCTGCTGCGGATGCTCGGCGGCCTGCTGGAGCCGGACACCGGCGAGGTGCACGCCGGGCACGGCCTGCGGCTGGGCTACTACGCGCAGGAACACGAGACCCTCGACGTGGACCGGACGGTGCTGGAGCACATGCGCAGCGCCGCCATCGAGCAGACCGACACCGAGCTGCGCAAGATCCTCGGCGCGTTCCTCTTCTCCGGCGAGGACGTGGACAAGCCGGCCGGGGTCCTCTCCGGCGGCGAGAAGACCCGGCTGGCCCTGGCCACCCTGGTCTGCTCCGGCGCGAACGTGCTGCTGCTCGACGAGCCGACGAACAACCTCGACCCGGTTAGCCGGGAGCAGGTGCTCGACGCCATCGCCCGCTACCCGGGCGCGATCGTGCTGGTCACCCACGACCCCGGCGCGGTCATGGCACTGAAGCCCGACCGCGCCATCCTGCTTCCCGACGGCGACGAGGACGCCTGGAGCGACGACCTCCTGGAACTGGTCGAACTCGCCTGACCCCGCCTCTGCCCCTGTCCTCCCGTCGCCCGGGCGGCGGGGTGCCCGCCCGTCGGTGTCGCCCGGGCGGCGGCGCGGGCCGGTGCTCCGGTCGGCAGGATCACTCTATCGGGAAGATGACAACGCATAGCGTGTCGGTTGGCGAAGAGTTGATATCTGGCGCATGATCGTTCGAGGCGGTCTAATAGGTGGGACCGTATCCGAACCGCACAGTCTGGGACGTGAGGACACAGCATGGCAGCCACTGGCACAGCCACCAGCACTGAGAAGGGTCGCCGGATCGTCGGAGCCGAGCGTCAGACGCTCGCCAAGGACCTGGTAAAGCGGTACACCTCGGGTGAGAGCATCCGCGCGCTCGCGGCCTCGACCGGCCGTTCCTACGGGTTCATCCACCGGGTGCTCACCGAGTCCGGGGTTCAGCTGCGGCAGCGTGGCGGCGCCCGGCGTCGCAAGAAGGCATGATCCGCCCACCAGCGTCGTCCATCAGCGCCGCGCCCCGGGTCGCCCCTTGAGTTCAGAGGCGACCGGGGTTCGGCTGGAGTGCGACGGGCCGGTCGCGACGGTCACGCTGTGCCGGCCCGACGTGCTCAACGCCCAGACCCCGGCGATGTGGCACGCGATGAGCGAGTTCGCCCGGAATCTCCCCGGCGACGTGCGTGTCGTGGTCGTCCGCGGCGAGGGGCGGGCGTTCTCCGCCGGCCTCGACCTGACGGTGGCCGGGGCGTCCGGGCCGGGCTCGTTCGCCGAGCTCGCCACCCTGCCCGAGCACGAGTGTGCCGACCGGATCGGGGAGATGCAGGGCGGCTTCACCTGGCTGCACCGGCCCGACATCGTCTCCGTCGCCGCCGTGCAGGGCCACGCGATCGGCGCCGGGTTCCAGCTGGCGCTCGCCTGCGACCTGCGGGTGCTCGCCGAGGACGCGAAGTTCTCCATGGCCGAGGTGACGCTCGGCCTGGTGCCGGATCTCGCCGGCACCAAGCGCCTGGTCGACCTGGTCGGCTACAGCCGCGCGCTGGAGATCTGCGCCACCGGCCGGCGGATGGACGCCGCCGAAGCGGACCGGATCGGCCTGGCCACGGTGGTGGTGCCGAACGCCGACCTGGACGCCGCGGTGCGCGACCTGACCGCCGGGCTGCTGGCCAACAACCGCAACGCGGTGGTGGAGATCAAGGCGCTGCTGGCCGGCGCCGTCGGTCGGTCGGCCGCCGAGCAGCAGCGGGCCGAGCGTGAGGCGCAGACCCGGCGGCTGCGCGACCTCGCGGGTCGGGGAGAATAGTAAGGACCGTTCGGGAAGATCCGGGTTACGACCGAGGTTGTCAGAGTCGTCGGGAGAATTGACCTGACGGTGTGGTCGACCCGACGACCCGGAGGTGAAAGTGTCCAACCCGATGTCCGGTGGCGGCATGGCCGGTTGGAGCATGCTCCGGTCGATGCGCAGCCGCGACGAGATCTCCACCCACCGGCTCAAGCGCGGCGTGGCCCGCCGGATCGTGGCCTTCGCCCGGCCCTACCGCCGGGACATCGTCGTGTTCCTGGTGACCGTGGTGCTGGCCGCGATCATCGGCGTGGCCACCCCGGTGCTGGCCGGCGACGTGATCGACGCGATCAGCCGGGGCGGCTCGGGGGCCGGCGACCTGGTGGTCCGGTTGGCCCTGGTCATCGCGGCGCTCGCGGTGGCCGACGCGCTGCTCTCCCTGGCCCAGCGGTGGTATTCGGCCCGCATCGGCGAGGGCATCATCCTCGACCTGCGCACCCGGGTCTACGACCACGTCCAGCGGATGCCGCTGCAGTTCTTCACCCGCACCCAGACCGGCGCGCTGGTCAGCCGGCTCAACAACGACGTGCTCGGCGCACAGCGGGCGTTCACGTCGACGCTGTCGGGCGTGGTCAGCAACGTCATCCAGCTGGTGCTCACCGCCGCCGTGATGTTCACCCTGTCCTGGCAGATCACGGCGCTGTCGCTGGTGCTGCTGCCGGTGTTCATCATCCCGGCCCGACGGGTCGGCAAGCGGCTCGCCGAGATCACCCGCGAGTCCTACAACCTCGACGCCAAGATGAACGCCACGATGACCGAGCGCTTCGGTGTGTCGGGGGCGCTGCTGGTGAAGCTCTTCGGCCGGCCGGAGGTGGAGGCGCGTCGGTTCGCCGGGCGGGCCGAGCGGGTCCGCGACATCGGCATCCAGTCCGCGATGTACTCGCGGACCTTCTTCGTCGCCATGCTGCTGGTCGCCTCACTGGCCCAGGCGCTCACCTACGGCCTGGGCGGCTGGCTCGCCGTCACCGGCAACGTCAGCGCCGGCACCGTGGTGACCCTCGCGCTGCTGCTCACCCGCCTCTACGGCCCGCTGACCGCGCTGTCCAACGTGCGCGTCGACGTGATGAGCGCGCTGGTCTCCTTCGACCGGGTCTTCGAGGTGCTCGACCTGAGGCCCAGCATCGAGGAGAAGCCCGACGCTGTTCCGGTGCCGCGCGGCAGCGGTCGGGTGGAGTTCCGCGAGGTGCGGTTCCGCTATCCCAGCGCCGCCGAGATCTCGCTGGCCTCGCTGGAGGAGGTCGCCGCGCTGGACCGTACGGTCAACGAGCCGGTACTCAAGGGCGTCTCGTTCGCCGTCGAGCCGGGGCAGATGGTGGCGCTGGTGGGCCCCTCCGGCGCCGGCAAGTCGACGCTGTCCATGCTGATCTCCCGGATCTACGACGTCACCGACGGGCAGGTGCTGGTCGGCGGGGTGGACGTCCGCGACGCCACCCTCGACTCGCTGCGCGACGAGATCGGCGTGGTCACGCAGGATTCGCACCTGTTCCACGAGACCATCGCCGAGAACCTGCGCTACGCCAAGCCGGACGCCACGGACGACGAGATCTGGGCGGCCCTGGCCGGCGCGCAGGTCGCCGACCTGGTCCGGTCGCTGCCGGAAGGGCTGGACACCCTCGTCGGTGAGCGGGGCTACCGCTTCTCCGGCGGCGAGAAGCAGCGCATCGCCATCGCCCGGCTGCTGCTCAAGGCCCCGTCGATCGTGATCCTCGACGAGGCGACCGCGCACCTCGACTCCGAGAGCGAGGCGGCGGTGCAGCGGGCGCTCGCGGTGGCGCTGACCGGGCGTACGGCGTTGGTGATCGCGCACCGGCTCTCCACGGTCCGCGACGCCGACCAGATCCTGGTC harbors:
- the ypfJ gene encoding KPN_02809 family neutral zinc metallopeptidase encodes the protein MELNENARIDTSQVDDRRGSGGGGGLGGIPIPIGGGRGGIVGLVIAVLVALVGGGFGLNAATNGGDEPQGDNTSLEQKCSAEDALQQLDCRNTLYVNSIQAYWQKALPQAFGEQYRPSKTVFFSQGVSTACGQADSGVGPFYCPADDQVYIDLTFYQVLARQLGAEGEFAQPYVLAHEYGHHVQDLLGTEAQMRRQQQRDPDNANALSVKLELQADCYAGAWAKNATGTADASGQKIFTSITEQDIRQAIDTAEKIGDDAISERANRPVNPEEFTHGSSEQRRQWFTRGYSTGDPKSCDTFGGSL
- a CDS encoding ABC transporter ATP-binding protein, which produces MSGGGMAGWSMLRSMRSRDEISTHRLKRGVARRIVAFARPYRRDIVVFLVTVVLAAIIGVATPVLAGDVIDAISRGGSGAGDLVVRLALVIAALAVADALLSLAQRWYSARIGEGIILDLRTRVYDHVQRMPLQFFTRTQTGALVSRLNNDVLGAQRAFTSTLSGVVSNVIQLVLTAAVMFTLSWQITALSLVLLPVFIIPARRVGKRLAEITRESYNLDAKMNATMTERFGVSGALLVKLFGRPEVEARRFAGRAERVRDIGIQSAMYSRTFFVAMLLVASLAQALTYGLGGWLAVTGNVSAGTVVTLALLLTRLYGPLTALSNVRVDVMSALVSFDRVFEVLDLRPSIEEKPDAVPVPRGSGRVEFREVRFRYPSAAEISLASLEEVAALDRTVNEPVLKGVSFAVEPGQMVALVGPSGAGKSTLSMLISRIYDVTDGQVLVGGVDVRDATLDSLRDEIGVVTQDSHLFHETIAENLRYAKPDATDDEIWAALAGAQVADLVRSLPEGLDTLVGERGYRFSGGEKQRIAIARLLLKAPSIVILDEATAHLDSESEAAVQRALAVALTGRTALVIAHRLSTVRDADQILVLDDGRIVERGRHEELVAVGGLYAELYRTQFAVADSPTPYGDATGPEPVAVPPLRPYLADEALPPAAAN
- a CDS encoding ABC-F family ATP-binding cassette domain-containing protein, whose product is MITATGLELRAGARILLSDTTLRVQPGDRIGLVGRNGAGKTTTLKVLAGEGQPYAGQIDRRSAIGYLPQDPRTGDLEVTGRDRVLSARGLDVLMAQMKEIEAKLADGADDRLVRRYGALEDQFASLGGYAAEAEAARICANLGLPDRALAQTIGTLSGGQRRRIELARILFRDAGENGGGILLLDEPTNHLDADSITWLRGFLANHKGGLIVISHDGSLLESVVNKVWFLDATRSVVDVYNLGWKAYLEARETDERRRRRERANAEKKAGALMAQADKMRAKATKTVAAQNMARRAEKLISGLEEVRVADKVAKVRFPSPAPCGKTPLTATGLSKSYGSLEIFTDVNVAVDRGSRVAILGLNGAGKTTLLRMLGGLLEPDTGEVHAGHGLRLGYYAQEHETLDVDRTVLEHMRSAAIEQTDTELRKILGAFLFSGEDVDKPAGVLSGGEKTRLALATLVCSGANVLLLDEPTNNLDPVSREQVLDAIARYPGAIVLVTHDPGAVMALKPDRAILLPDGDEDAWSDDLLELVELA
- a CDS encoding enoyl-CoA hydratase/isomerase family protein, with product MSSEATGVRLECDGPVATVTLCRPDVLNAQTPAMWHAMSEFARNLPGDVRVVVVRGEGRAFSAGLDLTVAGASGPGSFAELATLPEHECADRIGEMQGGFTWLHRPDIVSVAAVQGHAIGAGFQLALACDLRVLAEDAKFSMAEVTLGLVPDLAGTKRLVDLVGYSRALEICATGRRMDAAEADRIGLATVVVPNADLDAAVRDLTAGLLANNRNAVVEIKALLAGAVGRSAAEQQRAEREAQTRRLRDLAGRGE
- a CDS encoding helix-turn-helix domain-containing protein, whose translation is MAATGTATSTEKGRRIVGAERQTLAKDLVKRYTSGESIRALAASTGRSYGFIHRVLTESGVQLRQRGGARRRKKA